From the genome of Varibaculum prostatecancerukia, one region includes:
- a CDS encoding RuBisCO large subunit C-terminal-like domain-containing protein, with translation MPQASNKNDAVLATYTFSIPADVDPLEKVRAFAIGQTIGTWVDVPGLTQEMVDNYQGEVVDIKTLDPSDLVTEGGNTTTYTATLSLPAVSIGADIPRLFTSLLGNDASTSMAAKLVDVQLPASMTSKLPGPKHGVAGIRKLLGIPSRPLLLNMIKPCTGLTPAQGSEIFRETALGGPDLIKDDELMGDPEFSPIDQRVTAYNKAAQQAFEETGHRTIYVPNITAQGTALFENAKRAINAGARALMVCYAAVGYGSVVELREKFDVPILGHYASANTYYENASSGMSAALALGFFPRLVGADMAVINTPYSGYPMRKAAYLATARKMLTPMSNLQPSFPVVGGGVKPGVVYRYLEDLGTDIVLASGGAIQGHPQGPAAGVRAMRQAIDAYMDGVTLEEAAREHSELATALDVFGVVK, from the coding sequence ATGCCACAGGCTTCCAACAAGAATGACGCGGTTCTTGCGACATATACCTTTTCCATCCCTGCCGATGTTGACCCCCTAGAAAAAGTTCGCGCTTTCGCAATCGGTCAAACTATTGGAACCTGGGTTGATGTTCCCGGTCTAACACAAGAAATGGTTGACAACTACCAAGGTGAAGTCGTCGACATTAAAACCCTGGATCCCAGCGATCTGGTAACCGAAGGCGGAAATACCACAACGTACACCGCAACTCTTTCCTTGCCGGCGGTGAGCATAGGAGCTGACATACCGAGGCTTTTTACCTCGCTGCTGGGCAATGACGCCTCGACTTCCATGGCGGCAAAACTCGTTGACGTTCAGCTCCCTGCGTCGATGACAAGCAAGCTTCCAGGTCCAAAGCATGGTGTGGCTGGGATCAGAAAGCTTCTCGGCATCCCTTCGCGCCCGCTTCTACTCAACATGATCAAACCATGCACTGGTCTTACCCCAGCTCAGGGAAGTGAAATCTTCCGCGAGACAGCATTAGGCGGCCCTGATCTAATCAAAGATGATGAACTCATGGGAGACCCCGAATTCTCTCCTATTGATCAGCGTGTTACCGCTTATAACAAAGCTGCACAGCAAGCTTTTGAAGAAACTGGCCACCGTACCATCTACGTACCTAATATCACTGCGCAAGGCACGGCTTTATTCGAAAATGCCAAGCGCGCTATCAATGCCGGAGCGCGCGCACTCATGGTGTGCTATGCCGCGGTCGGGTACGGCAGCGTCGTCGAATTGCGAGAAAAGTTTGATGTGCCAATTCTCGGCCACTATGCCTCGGCTAATACCTATTACGAAAACGCTTCCTCCGGCATGTCAGCTGCCTTAGCGCTCGGGTTTTTCCCAAGGCTCGTGGGTGCCGACATGGCGGTTATTAACACTCCCTACAGTGGTTATCCCATGCGGAAAGCGGCATATCTAGCTACCGCGCGCAAAATGCTCACGCCAATGAGCAACCTTCAGCCGTCGTTCCCGGTCGTTGGGGGGGGAGTTAAGCCCGGGGTCGTATACAGATATTTAGAGGACTTAGGCACAGATATCGTTCTGGCATCAGGTGGAGCCATTCAAGGACACCCCCAAGGACCTGCGGCAGGCGTTAGGGCGATGCGCCAAGCAATTGACGCCTACATGGATGGTGTGACATTGGAAGAAGCAGCTCGCGAACATAGCGAATTAGCAACCGCTTTAGATGTATTTGGAGTAGTCAAATGA
- a CDS encoding WXG100 family type VII secretion target: MAQFNVDSSQVSAAGAQAAAIAGQLRTDAAAMMAQVQSLQGSWTGAAASSFADCATRWRAAQAQMEAALDSIGQALQAASVSYEDAESGAAAMFAG; this comes from the coding sequence ATGGCACAGTTCAATGTAGATTCTAGTCAGGTGTCCGCAGCAGGAGCTCAGGCGGCCGCTATTGCCGGGCAACTGCGCACCGACGCCGCAGCCATGATGGCACAAGTACAGTCCCTGCAAGGATCCTGGACCGGGGCAGCCGCCAGTTCCTTCGCCGATTGTGCAACCCGTTGGCGCGCTGCCCAAGCTCAGATGGAAGCCGCACTCGATTCCATCGGCCAAGCCTTGCAGGCTGCTTCCGTCAGTTATGAAGATGCCGAAAGTGGCGCGGCCGCCATGTTTGCTGGTTAA
- a CDS encoding HD domain-containing protein produces the protein MPGAPSWLQTGFVKAMRELGVTDDALLRKEADKLLQMWQSSGREFHTTSHLIRLLTCLDHFTNTSQRPAVLTVAAWYHGVITQSQTRAKNTTNYENYPASSDFALDRLLHLGAQKENTIRVGELILMLEGRQPPTDDLDACVFVDAAISYLGASPQDYRSYCQLMRAEMAAMDQLRYARLRRSLISKLLARDTIFHSPLGSGNESAARQNLEGEYAKLSALIPGEPTGKEKTASRTKNKPKNSDADTSEIVVIKAAPNRTVSRQSILTPEDKTTSTKIPVVKLSATERKALEERAAQLQAENAASATENGLSSMENVADQFSTLTMRKIDLSKIERRAAQSMDETEDEESLPQPEEEEVEETMYSSADDEDSLTEI, from the coding sequence ATGCCAGGTGCACCATCTTGGCTGCAGACGGGATTCGTCAAAGCCATGCGGGAGCTAGGGGTCACCGACGATGCCTTATTGCGAAAAGAAGCAGATAAACTCCTACAAATGTGGCAGTCGTCCGGACGCGAATTTCACACCACTTCCCATTTGATTCGCTTACTAACCTGTTTGGATCACTTCACTAACACATCGCAGCGACCTGCAGTTTTAACCGTCGCCGCCTGGTATCACGGGGTAATTACCCAGTCACAGACGAGAGCTAAAAATACCACTAACTACGAAAACTATCCTGCTTCTTCCGATTTTGCGCTGGATCGTCTCTTGCACCTGGGGGCGCAAAAAGAAAATACGATTCGGGTCGGTGAACTGATTTTGATGTTGGAGGGGCGACAGCCTCCTACTGACGATTTAGACGCCTGTGTTTTTGTAGATGCCGCTATTTCATATTTGGGTGCCTCCCCTCAGGATTATCGCAGTTACTGCCAGCTAATGAGGGCGGAGATGGCTGCTATGGATCAACTCCGTTACGCCCGGCTGCGTCGCTCGTTAATCTCGAAGCTACTGGCGCGCGACACTATTTTCCATTCCCCCTTAGGCAGCGGAAACGAGAGTGCGGCACGACAGAATCTGGAGGGCGAATACGCGAAACTTTCGGCGCTGATTCCCGGAGAACCCACCGGGAAAGAAAAAACTGCATCGCGTACTAAGAATAAACCGAAAAATTCCGATGCCGACACCTCAGAAATTGTGGTGATTAAAGCTGCCCCTAACCGCACAGTGTCGCGCCAATCCATCTTGACACCGGAAGATAAAACTACTTCCACCAAGATTCCGGTAGTGAAACTGTCGGCCACCGAAAGAAAAGCCTTAGAAGAACGCGCTGCGCAGCTTCAAGCAGAAAATGCTGCTAGCGCCACCGAAAATGGGCTGTCTTCAATGGAGAATGTAGCTGACCAGTTCTCCACCTTGACCATGCGAAAGATCGATTTATCAAAAATTGAACGCCGTGCTGCTCAAAGTATGGATGAAACCGAAGATGAAGAATCCCTTCCGCAGCCAGAGGAAGAAGAAGTAGAGGAAACTATGTATTCTTCGGCCGACGATGAAGATTCGCTTACCGAGATCTAG
- a CDS encoding sensor histidine kinase, producing the protein MTLPKAGEAAGKSAENLAPKESKQHRTYWQRIPLTWRLVLIIMALLAGGLGGTGTAMLGILHSHLAAQIDSNLKATASRIKTNDLVDLLDKGTFQGNQPTNYFVRVNYAGQVAEATSSSATADMGRPDPKALELAEKSRDISWEKPFTIAGESSSAWRAIMLPVRSAQDAKITGTLIVALPLQTVTQTVTATGINVLGTSVIIILIGGVLAYVLVQVSLRPLRQMEEVAGKISSGDLHERIDLSQVRAGEVLSLASALNFMLSRIEETIVTQQRSEQKVRQFVSDASHELRTPLAAIRGYGELYKMGGVPPERVDEVMGRIESEATRMGLLVEDLLKLARLDEGRQIKMEAVDLYRIAAAGALDLTALSPERDISLLHLNGSNLELDRGESALVLADRDQLTQVMTNLIGNVERYTSAQVPVEILAGISAGEAILEVRDHGEGVPEDQLDEIFGRFYRRDGSRSRETGGTGLGLSIVAAIAAVHGGTARALATAGGGLTIRVSFPAIDPLRSEKKAGKKTGKVFKKGADKPSPKIPGKDFA; encoded by the coding sequence ATGACCTTGCCGAAAGCCGGTGAAGCAGCAGGAAAATCTGCGGAAAATCTGGCACCTAAAGAAAGTAAACAGCACCGCACCTACTGGCAAAGAATCCCACTCACCTGGCGTTTAGTGTTAATTATTATGGCGCTCCTTGCTGGAGGGTTGGGAGGAACCGGAACCGCGATGCTAGGGATTTTACATTCCCACTTGGCGGCGCAGATTGATTCCAATTTAAAAGCTACCGCCTCGCGGATAAAAACTAATGATCTGGTGGATCTGCTGGATAAAGGCACTTTCCAAGGCAATCAACCCACTAACTATTTCGTGAGGGTCAACTACGCCGGGCAGGTCGCGGAAGCTACTTCCTCTAGTGCAACTGCAGATATGGGGCGCCCGGATCCTAAGGCCTTGGAACTCGCAGAAAAATCGCGAGATATCTCTTGGGAAAAGCCTTTCACAATTGCAGGCGAATCGTCCTCGGCTTGGCGTGCGATTATGTTGCCGGTTCGCAGCGCTCAAGACGCTAAAATCACCGGAACTTTAATCGTGGCACTGCCGCTGCAAACCGTTACCCAAACAGTTACTGCCACCGGAATTAACGTTTTGGGTACTTCCGTCATCATTATTTTGATAGGCGGGGTTTTAGCCTACGTGTTGGTGCAAGTCTCCCTACGTCCACTGCGGCAAATGGAGGAGGTCGCCGGAAAGATTTCCTCCGGTGACCTGCATGAACGTATTGATTTATCCCAGGTACGCGCCGGCGAGGTTCTATCCCTGGCGTCAGCGCTAAACTTTATGCTTTCTCGAATTGAGGAAACTATTGTCACCCAGCAGCGCAGTGAACAAAAAGTGCGTCAATTCGTATCTGATGCCTCTCATGAGTTGCGCACCCCCCTGGCTGCTATTCGCGGTTACGGGGAACTTTACAAAATGGGCGGGGTACCCCCGGAACGGGTTGACGAGGTAATGGGGCGCATCGAGTCCGAAGCCACCCGGATGGGGCTGCTGGTAGAGGATCTGCTGAAACTTGCGCGCTTGGACGAGGGGCGACAGATAAAAATGGAGGCAGTCGATTTGTATCGAATTGCCGCGGCGGGAGCCCTGGATTTAACTGCACTTTCGCCGGAGCGAGATATCAGTCTCCTGCACCTAAACGGTTCCAACCTAGAGTTAGACCGGGGAGAAAGCGCACTGGTGCTAGCCGATCGCGATCAGCTAACCCAGGTGATGACCAATCTAATTGGCAATGTGGAACGATATACTTCCGCGCAAGTCCCGGTTGAAATCTTGGCGGGGATTAGCGCCGGGGAGGCCATTTTAGAGGTGCGTGACCATGGTGAGGGGGTACCCGAGGATCAACTCGATGAGATTTTTGGGCGCTTCTATCGCCGGGACGGTTCCCGTTCGCGAGAAACCGGTGGCACCGGCCTTGGCCTCTCGATTGTGGCAGCTATTGCCGCGGTGCACGGCGGAACCGCCCGGGCGCTAGCAACTGCGGGGGGCGGACTTACCATTCGGGTATCTTTCCCCGCAATCGACCCTTTGCGCTCCGAGAAAAAAGCGGGAAAAAAGACGGGGAAGGTCTTCAAGAAGGGTGCAGATAAGCCCTCCCCAAAGATTCCGGGCAAAGATTTTGCCTAG
- a CDS encoding response regulator transcription factor yields MTTKDAARLLVVDDEPNIRDLLASSLRYTGFEVFTASNGSEAIKQAESANPDLIVLDVMLPDVDGFTVTRRLRENGFTTPILFLTAKDDMSDKVQGLTVGGDDYVTKPFGLEEVVARINAILRRTRGIAGEDAVIRVADIALDEDAHEVRRAGQVIDLSPTEFKLLRYLMINEGRVVSKAQILDHVWEYDWNGEAAIVESYISYLRRKLDVPGSCGDIITTRRGIGYMIRSGKR; encoded by the coding sequence ATGACTACTAAAGACGCTGCCCGCCTGCTGGTGGTAGACGATGAACCTAATATCCGTGATCTTCTCGCATCTTCTTTACGCTATACCGGATTCGAGGTTTTCACTGCCTCCAATGGCTCCGAAGCTATTAAACAGGCCGAATCCGCCAACCCGGATCTAATCGTATTGGATGTAATGCTTCCAGATGTAGACGGCTTCACTGTCACCCGCCGCCTCCGCGAAAATGGTTTCACCACCCCCATCCTCTTCCTGACCGCAAAAGACGATATGAGCGATAAAGTCCAGGGCTTAACCGTAGGTGGAGACGACTACGTAACTAAACCTTTCGGGTTAGAAGAAGTAGTTGCACGCATCAACGCGATTTTGCGGCGCACCCGGGGAATTGCCGGGGAAGATGCGGTCATCCGGGTGGCCGATATTGCTTTAGACGAGGACGCGCACGAGGTACGCCGCGCCGGGCAAGTAATAGATCTCTCTCCCACCGAGTTCAAGCTGCTGCGCTACCTGATGATTAACGAAGGGCGGGTAGTTTCTAAAGCTCAAATCCTTGACCACGTTTGGGAATATGACTGGAACGGCGAGGCCGCCATCGTGGAATCCTATATTTCCTACCTGCGACGCAAACTAGATGTGCCCGGATCTTGCGGGGATATTATTACTACCCGCCGCGGTATCGGCTATATGATTCGTTCTGGAAAGCGCTAA
- a CDS encoding pantoate--beta-alanine ligase — MNNLKEPLVVHDRQTLARAEKNAGTVGLIVTRGNWHSGHQAAFTEASGRVDTLVASVYTDPVGPAFETTSDMISSADLQLAARSGVDIIFAPSTEAFYPFGAAQTVLDPGQIIRQYEAAHHPQQALDRLTQLVKMLGIVRPHKVFIGQCDAQLLAAVRLVVRDLDIPVTVESVPTFRDLDGLTVSQTTRALSPAQREDAAVFAKALFAGVRQAAATGSGEAVIAATREALNDSDAEIEYLDLVDPISFEPWQAAAPSTACLIAAVKLGEVRLSDNQLVVLSRP, encoded by the coding sequence GTGAATAATCTGAAAGAACCGCTGGTAGTACATGACCGTCAGACCTTGGCGCGGGCAGAAAAAAACGCCGGAACCGTGGGGCTGATTGTTACCCGCGGTAACTGGCATTCTGGACATCAGGCTGCTTTTACTGAGGCTAGCGGGCGGGTAGATACCCTGGTGGCTTCGGTTTATACCGATCCGGTAGGGCCGGCCTTTGAAACTACTTCCGATATGATTAGTTCCGCCGATTTGCAGCTAGCGGCACGTAGTGGGGTAGATATTATTTTTGCGCCCTCAACCGAGGCTTTCTATCCTTTCGGGGCGGCGCAAACCGTGCTTGATCCGGGACAGATTATCCGGCAATACGAGGCTGCTCATCATCCGCAGCAGGCGCTGGATCGGCTAACCCAATTGGTGAAAATGTTGGGGATCGTCCGTCCTCATAAGGTGTTTATTGGACAGTGTGACGCCCAGTTATTAGCGGCAGTGCGCCTGGTGGTGCGGGATCTGGATATTCCGGTGACGGTAGAATCGGTTCCTACTTTCCGGGATTTAGATGGGCTTACAGTTTCCCAAACTACCCGGGCGCTTTCCCCTGCGCAGCGCGAGGATGCTGCTGTTTTTGCGAAAGCTCTCTTTGCGGGGGTGCGCCAGGCGGCGGCCACCGGATCTGGGGAGGCAGTAATTGCTGCTACCCGGGAAGCGCTCAATGATAGTGATGCCGAAATTGAGTACCTGGATTTGGTAGATCCGATTTCCTTTGAGCCCTGGCAGGCAGCTGCTCCTAGTACCGCCTGCCTAATCGCCGCGGTTAAGTTGGGCGAAGTGCGGCTGAGCGATAACCAGTTAGTGGTACTTTCCCGCCCCTAA